The window TCATCAAGGTGTCAGCAAGCGGAGCTGGGATCTTATTTGGTGCGCTGAGCGGGTCTCTGAAGATGAACTGGCCTCTCCATGCTGGGGACTTGTTAGGGAGGGCTTTTCTTTACAGCCAAATAAATTGTACTTGACTTGCTATAATTGTTCTAGATTACAGTAGTACAAAAGGCATTGAGCTTTGAGTCCTTTGAGAGTGGGTAATACTGTTCCCCAGTAGCTTCCAAACATAACTCTAGCCTACATAATGAACATCCCATTTGGCAATAGAGAAATTGAGACAACATGCACCCATCTATTATGGCCAGGCATCTCCCCTGTTGTTCCCCTCGTGAAGGAACACAGCACTTTAGCACCAGATGCTGAACCTACCAGTCGAGCTACTCCTTTCACCCCCTTACCCACTAACACATTGTCATGGCAACAGCTTGTTGCATAAAAAGCAACATTGGCTCCAGTATAAAGCCTTGAAGTCAGTTTCCTTGGAAacaatcccccccccatcctccctcttcctgcgtacgaaaaaactacagaaaagtGCATATATTCTTttcaaaatgtaggctattgtGTGTCATGAAATTCTTAACGGTCCCTCGCTTTTCTAGGTGTAATCCTTAGAAACTAGCAGAGATGGTCTATCAAGCCTGCCAACTTTAACCGACCAACCAGCTGGCTTGTGAATCTTTTAAAATTGTTCCAGTACATGCACTACCAGACCAACATGGCTACAACAGCGAGCCTAGGTGCCAATCAGGGGCTGTTGACACGTGACTTGCAATATAATAAAATGAAATATACATTATTCTAATATAAGAAAAATATGAGTAGTTTCCTGCCCGTCCATAAAGATATACTGTCTAGCTGTTTACGTCTCTATTGAGTGAATTATAATGTTAAGATTGTTGTGAAGGCCTCACAAAAGTGGTTAAAGATTCAACTTCATGGACTGTGTGATGAGTGCTactgctcttctccctgcccACACACTTCTGTGAAGCTGCAAAACGTGGAACAGTGTTGTTGAAGGTCTCTTAAAATGGCTTTCCGGGAATCCTGTACACATTTCTCATCTTTTAAATTTAATCTGATTCATCACTAGAGCAACCGATTCTCATTACTTTttaatgtttgtatgttttggtGTGACAGTTTCCGCTTCAAGTTGTGTGTGGTGTAACGTTGCACAAACCCCCAGCAGATCTGCCAGAGTTAAGACTAGGTGACGTGTTCCTTCCTTATGAAATCAACCCGTTCAAAGCCATTTGGTCACCTTCCATTGTCAGTCATTCTGAAATGGATTTCCGCAAATTAATTAATTTCACTGGATTGGATTGACCAGATTTGAACAAAACTCCTACTTGATAACGATATAGTCCTCACGAGCCAGACAGTGGTCTGCAGGCACCCACGTTTTTGGGACACTGCACAATAAAAATCCCTTGTCAACAAGGAAGTATGGATTAAAGTTATATCAATCTCATTATTCGATATCTCATAATTTTTGTAAGCTCATTTGCACTTTTTGTTTAGTGCCTTTTCTGTAAATGTTCTTGTTACATATTTTATCTTGGTTGGTAGGtaattaaagagagagaaattatTACTGAAAAGATCTCTAAGAAAAGTTTTTTATTCAACACATTTTCCTGTTGATCTCAGAGCATCGAAACCTTTCCCAAACATTGTTACATTACATCTTCATAATAACAAAAGAGTATCCTTGTTGATCCACATATAATACCACATGATGACAACATAAACGGCAATGTTGATTTTTTAAAAATAATATCTGATTTCAAAATATAGACATTCAATAATTGTCTGAAACATGAATCTTATATTTGTTGTCATGTCTGTCACAGCTCTGCCTATGACCAGGACAACAAGGTACGCGTGGCCATTAAGAAGATCAGCCCCTTCGAGCACCAAACGTACTGTCAGCGCACCCTGAGAGAGATCAAGATCCTGCTGCGCTTCAAACATGAAAACATCATCGGAATCAATGACATCATCCGCACACCAACTGCTGACCTGATGAAAGATGTGTATCCTTGTTCTTAAGCTCTTTATTTGTCCTACAATGTTTTTGAAGAACTGGAAATGATCCTTTTGCCTTCTTAATGGACTTTTTATCATGTTTGATTGATCAAGAATTAcagaagaaggagaaaggaaCAGAAGGCAATATTTTAGCATGAGTACTAAGATATTGTGCTTTATCTGGAAATGTTTTCATGGATAGGATGGAGTTGCCAGTTCTGATGCGCTTACACGATTATCAATAAATGGGAAGTCATTATAAAGCTCTATTTCAACTAACACTTATTATGAAGACCAATATAAAGCTTGGTGCTCAACTAATCCCCATTTTGTGTAGTTGCTATGCATTTTCAGGGGATCATAATTCCTGCGCGTGTAGGCCGCAAAGGCCGCAAGCTATAGAGTGAGGAAAAGCcctcaggaaaaaaaaaaattgtgttccTCATTGTTAATGAAACACAAGACGATGCTTCAactggctctctgtctctgtggatTTCtgtcaccctccatgactggaTGCCACAGAAAACATGTGTTTGCCATTTTATCTGAAAGCTCGGGTGTGAACAATCAGATTGGGAGATGGGAACTACTCATGTCACTTTATATTTCAAATGAGAGTGTTGTCACTGATTTGTTGCACGAATGTCAAATAGTTTCTTTAACACATTGCTATGAAGCTATATTGTCCAGGATCTGATGGAGACAGACCTCTACAAACTCCTGAAGACCCAGCACCTGAGCAACGACCACATCTGCTACTTCCTGTACCAAATCCTGAGAGGACTCAAGTACATCCATTCTGCCAACGTTCTTCACAGAGACCTCAAACCCTCGAACTTACTGCTCAACACGACCTGCGATCTCAAGGTACGCCACCCTTGTCCTCTGTTCTGAAAACGGACGATTTAGagaacacacaagctcaacaaCAGTGTGACTCTCTTGGACACAAAGCAGCAACAGGCTTTGTCATGTTGCTGCATGTTGTATTGGGCTGTGTATTTTAGGCATATGTTGGCCAAAACCTGAAATAAACGAATGGCATTACAGGGTAACAAAAAATACTGAGCGGGAAATGTAATTACTGTTTATAGGCCATTATATTTGTAGCCAATTCCAGAAAGAAATTAAACCAAAGCTTCTGCTTGAGCGTTTTGCATTTAAATCACCACGCCAATAATGACTTCAACCTTTTACCGGCTTAAAGAATGACGATTACTTATTCATGAATACAAAACGCATTTTATTACATGGTCGGCAGATCCCCTTTGTTTTGTAGTTGCATTATTcgcatgtcgctttggataaaagcgtctgttaaacAAATGACAATTTTAACGTGGATACGCTTTTCAAGCAGGCAATGATAGTGATGGATGGAGATAATGTACAGGGTTAAACTGGACAATGTATTTTTATGAACCAAATATGCTAGGATTGCGGTTATTTGGATTAGATTTGTATTGGTTACATTAGCAAGAATTGTCAATGTAAAGTTAAATGAAATTTATATTTAATAATTAGCAAATGAATTAAATCGGTTACAAGGCAAAATACAAAATGAAGGTTTGAAATCTTACTTACTCTACCATGAATATTATAAATCGGAGAGAGAAGACAATGGCAAGTacaaggagaagcaggagctTCGGAGAAGTACCTAAGGAGAACAATGTAGATAACAATGTTCCACATTCCCTTTTATACCCAATTGTTATCCGTAGAACAACCAATCAAACCACATCTTGACCTTTGCTTAACAACATGACATAATATTACGACTACCAATGCAACAAGAAGtcacacaatgaggtgtgagaacCATCATGCAAAAGCAATTCAAGTTTATAGCCAATGACGGGTAAGGATCGGATACCTTccaaattacaataataatGCCGTGATAAGCTCCCTGCATGCATCGTTTCAATTAGTTGGGACCAAAGGTGTTAAGCAGAAAGTGATTTCCACTGACACCCTTTTCCACAGCTTTGACATCTCTGTGGCATTGCTGCTGCTACTGTAACCCTTTCTTCAATCCTTTTTCTTCAGGTCTGTGACTTTGGTCTGGCCCGCGTGGCCGACCCTGACCACGATCACACCGGCTTCCTGACCGAGTACGTGGCCACCCGCTGGTACCGGGCTCCTGAAATCATGCTCAACTCCAAAGTAAGCCCCTCGCACTGCCGCACCGCGATAACTGTAGGCGATGGTAACCAAAAGGACTTCTGTGTTGTCCCTTGGGCGGTGGATAATTGGCATTGTGTGTTGGTCATAAAGGAGAGCTCTTGTCTTTTAATGTTATTTAtgatctttttctttctctccccctccgtctctcttaGGGTTACACCAAGTCCATTGACATCTGGTCAGTCGGCTGCATCCTAGCAGAAATGCTATCCAACAGGCCTATCTTCCCTGGAAAACATTACTTGGATCAGCTCAACCATATTTTAGGTAAACTAACATTGCTTGGGCTTATGTTCACTCTACAGTAATAACACTAATACTACCACTTAACTAAACAACTCAAAACTATTTGCAGTGCACATAAAGGTAATGTAAAGAAAAGCTGCTATTATGACTAACACTTAACCATGCGCACGTACATTCACACCCTTAGTTTTGCCTCCACCTAGCTACGAAATTGAGTTTGTCAGGTCATGTGATTCATTACAAAGTAGGGTCAGCATACACCTGTGGTTAACATTGTTACTCCGTCACCATCCTTCTCAGGTATACTAGGTTCTCCGTCCCAGGAAGACCTGAACTGTATCATCAATATCAAGGCAAGGAACTACCTGTTGTCTCTCCCCCTGCGCTGCAAAGTGCCCTGGAACCGCCTCTTCACCAACGCCGACCCCAAAGGTAGAGAGGTCAAACTATGGGTCTAATTGAACATTTAGCACTTGTGCGACTGTTCCTTATTCCATTCTGTCTTGATCTTTCAGACATGTTGACTTTCTCCTGAAGAGGCATTGATTACAAATGAGTTTTTTTTCCTCAAACAATACAGTTTTAAAGACACGTCACATCTttttgattctgattctaaaaTGACTATTGCAGCCTAGTTTAGTCTTGCTATTGCAGGCAGCAAGACACCTTAGTGCAATAAATCACATTGTACACCAGAtcctgtactgtatgttgtaTAAATGTTATTTCAATATGCTTAAGAGTATGTCGACAAAAACTTGGCATATTGACTAGAATGCAGAATGTTTGTGTAAAGTATGGTCTCTCTTACTTCAATACTCTTCTCTTTTTCCATTCCTGCTGGTACAGCGCTGGACCTATTGGATAAGATGTTGACCTTCAACCCCCACAAAAGGATTGAGGTGGAGGAAGCTCTGGCCCACCCGTACCTGGAACAGTATTATGACCCCACAGATGAGGTGATAAGCGCCATATGTgtagctaaatgaataaaatgcaaAACCCTTCATGTAAACTTGTCAGCTTCAACATATTGGTTTGTGGGTAGTTAAATTGATTCATGTCCTCTCCATTTCCTACTCTAGCCTGTAGCCGAAGCTCCATTTAAGTTTGACATGGAGCTTGATGACCTCCCCAAAGAAACATTAAAGGAGCTAATTTTTGAAGAAACGGCACGCTTCCAAACATGATTCAGGCCCTAACCTCCCACATAGGTAAGTTCAGCTCAGAAGCCCATAGAAATAGCAGCTGACCCCTCAATAATGCTCTACTTGTTAACTGACTTGAGATGTGAATGATTTGCAGCTTAATTTATA of the Hypomesus transpacificus isolate Combined female unplaced genomic scaffold, fHypTra1 scaffold_31, whole genome shotgun sequence genome contains:
- the mapk1 gene encoding mitogen-activated protein kinase 1 codes for the protein MATAAVSATAACGHNPGSDAELVRGQAFDVGPRYSNLSYIGEGAYGMVCSAYDQDNKVRVAIKKISPFEHQTYCQRTLREIKILLRFKHENIIGINDIIRTPTADLMKDVYIVQDLMETDLYKLLKTQHLSNDHICYFLYQILRGLKYIHSANVLHRDLKPSNLLLNTTCDLKVCDFGLARVADPDHDHTGFLTEYVATRWYRAPEIMLNSKGYTKSIDIWSVGCILAEMLSNRPIFPGKHYLDQLNHILGILGSPSQEDLNCIINIKARNYLLSLPLRCKVPWNRLFTNADPKALDLLDKMLTFNPHKRIEVEEALAHPYLEQYYDPTDEPVAEAPFKFDMELDDLPKETLKELIFEETARFQT